ATATTACGGCGGTCAATACCCCGTCTATCCTGATGGGCTTCTTGTCCCAGTTGGTTTCCCTGTTGTCCAACCGGGAAAGTTCTAAAAGGTCGTTCACGAGCCTGGTCATCCTATCCGCCTCGTCGTTTATCACGCTCAAAAACTGCCGGGCCACCGATGAATCGTCAAGGGCTCCATCCAGCAGGGTTTCCGCGTAGCTCTTGATCGTGGTGAGGGGTGTTCTGAGCTCGTGGGACACGTTGGCAACGAATTCCTTCCTCATTTCTTCCAGCCGCTGCTGTTTTGTTATGTCCTGTAAAAGCAGGATGTAACCCGTCACCCTGCCGTCCCCGACGAGAGGCGCAAAAATGGCTTTCAGGGTACCGTCCCGCACCTTGACCAGGACCTCCAGTTGGGTTTGCTCTGTCTTTTGGAAGTCTTCCGGGTTTATTTTGAAAATTTCCCTGAGTTTTTCGGCAAAATCCTGGCCCAGCTGGTCCTCTTCCAGCTGCAGCATCCGCCTGGCTGCCGGATTGATGTGTATCACCTCGCCCCGACCGTTTAATGCTATGACTCCGTCGGCCATATTGGTGAGTATGGCTTCCATTTTCTCCTTTTCTTCGGATATCACCTCAAGGGTGGCTTTCAGCCGTGAGGTGAGAAAGTTGAACATTTCGGTGAGTTTGCCTATTTCATCATCGGATTTTACCTCAATCTTCTGGTCAAAGTTGCCTTCAGCCAGTAGCGCCGCCCTTTTTGTCACTTCCTGAATGGGGCCGGTTATGGTCCGGGAAAGAGCGTAACCCAGAAAGCCGGTTATTGTCAAGGCTATGGCCGTGGCTATGAAAAGGATCGCTTTTATATTGTTCAGGGTTTCGTAGATATCCTCCATGGAGGTTATGAGGTAGAGTATTCCTACAACAGTGCTGTTGTTTTTTATGGGATAGGCCAGGTATTTGTAGCTTTTTTTGGTATCCGGGTCCTGGCGGATGTCCTCCGCCTGCTCTCCAAATGTAGCCCGTATTATTTCCGGAGCAAGGATCCTCGAACCCTCGCGAAACTTCTGTTTATCGGTGGAGGCAATTACTGAAGCCTTGTCGTCCAGCACTACTATGTATTTTATGGTGGGGGCCACCTGTTTTATGTACTCCTCTATGGTGGAATCGTTATCCGAAAGTTTTTCTCCCGAAACAAGGTGCCTCACCAGCAGAAAGTCGGATATGAGCTGGGCGTTTATTGTCAGGCTCTCTGTCAGTTTCCTGTCGTGATACTTCTCCAGAGACTGCATCAGGTAAAAGCCCACTACTTCCATGGCGAGCAGGATAAGCAGTATGTATATTGTAACAAGCTTACCTTGTATGCTCTTGAACAACCAAAATCACCCTAGTTTCTGTTAAAATAATATCCCACCCCTCGCTTCGTCTTTATATATGAGGGATTGGATGGGTCATCTTCTATCTTTTCCCTGAGCCTCCTGATGGTTACGTCGACGGTGCGGATATCGCCGTAGTATTCGTATCCCCAGACTTCTTCTAATAGCTTTTCCCTTGAAAAAACCTGCCCCGGCTGGGCGGCCAGGAATTTCAAAAGCTCGAACTCCCTGAAGGTGAGCTCCAAGGTATTGCCCTTTTTTCTCACCTGAAAGCTTGCAAGGTCTATTTCCAGGTCCTTCACCTTCAATAGCTTTTGTTCTTCAACGGGATTTGAAAGCGTCAGCCTCCTCAAGTTTGCCTTAATCCGGGCCATGAGCTCCCTCATGCCGAAGGGCTTGGTTACGTAATCGTCAGCCCCGAGCTCCAGGCCCAGGACCTTGTCCACTTCCTCACCCTTAGCTGTCAGCATGATGATGGGACAGGCGAGTTTTTCCCTCAACTTCTTACACACCTGAAATCCGTCCTGCTTGGGCAGCATTACATCCAGCAGTATGAGGTTCGGGTTTTGGGAAAAGGCTACCTCGATTGCCTCTTCGCCGTCGTAAGCGGCGATTACTTCGTATCCTTCCTTGGCAAGATTATATTTCAGTATATCGACTATGGGCTTTTCGTCGTCCACCACCAGTATCTTTTGACCCATAATATCACCTCTAAGTTCCTATATACGCCATCGATAGAATTTTTCCTTCATTCAAATTTATCATCCAGCCCTGGTACCGATGAGCACTAACAACACACCCGTGAAGATTATCAGCAACTTTGTAGTGGACACTTTCCCTGCCATTCCGAAAATACCTATAAGGCTTACGGCAGTAAAAATCAGGGGACCGACAAGGCCCAGCAGGGCGTTTATTCTGAGGGCAGCCTCCACGCTCTTGAGCCTGAGAAATATCATTGCGGCTGTGAATTCTATGGTAGCGGATATAAACCTCATGACAGCCATGGCAAAAAGGAGTTTTTCCATGGGCTGAACTCCCCTTTATCGTTTAATATATAAAAAGCACGCGGGTACTTTTAATATATGCCGTCCCGCGTGCCGAAATACTCCCAAAAAGGGTCAACGGAGGGTGGCATCAGCCCATTTGAGCCTGATGGCGGGCTCCCTCACGGGCTCCTTTCCGGTATCGGCCTCCTCTCCTATCACCCGGCTGACCTCAGTAAAAAAGTTTCTGTAATCGGCATCTTCGCACTGCCTGGGCCTCGGAAGGGGATTGGTGATAGTGGCCTTGAGGCCTCCGGAGGCCATTACCAGGATTCTGTCCGAAAGCTTAATGCACTCGTCGATGTCGTGGGTCACAAATACGATGGTTACCCCGGTTTTTTCCCACAGTTTCAGGAGCAGATCCTGCATGGCCCTGCGGCCGAAGGCGTCAAGGCTCCCGAAGGGTTCGTCCATGAGTAGCACCCTGGGATTGACCGAAAGAGCTCTGGCCAGGAAGGCCCTCTGCTTCATGCCCCCCGAGAGCTGATAGGGGTAGCAATCGGCCCAATGGGACAGCCCCACCAGTTCCAGGTAGTAACCGGCCCTATCCCGCAGCTCCTTTGCCGCCATGCCTTTATGTACCGATTTCATGGCGAAGATGATGTTGCCCCTTAAAGTGAGCCACGGGAACAGTTGGTCAAGGCCCTGGAATACCATAAACCTGTCGGGGCCGGGACCGCAAACTCTTTTACCGTCCAAGCAAATTTTCCCGCAGTCGTACTTTTCAAATCCCGCAATGCACCTGAGCAAGGTGGTTTTTCCGCACCCGGAGCGTCCTATCACACTCACCAGTTCCCCTTCTTTTACGGAGAAACTCACGTCTTTTATCCCGGCAAAGGCCTGCCCGGAAGTCCCGTATATTTTTGTAAGGCCCGTTACTCTGATCAGCGGTTTCAATTTCGCTTTCCCCCTTCAATCGGCCACTATCTTCCATTTTCTTACGGTTCGGTTTTCGACCGTTGTAAATATGAGGTACTCGACAATCAATCCTATGACTATGATCACCAGCATTCCGGCGAATACTCCCGGTGTCTCCATCATGAACCTTTTTTTGTAGAGGTACCATCCCAGTCCTCCATGGCCTCCGGCGGCACCGAATACGAGCTCCGCCGCCACCGAGGCCTGCCACGCCCTGGCCCACCCGCTGCGAAGCCCGCCGAGGATATGGGGGAAGGAGGCTGGAAGCATCACGGACAGCACCAGTTTAATTCCGGATAGCCCGAGGTTCCTCCCTATCTCCAGCTGGTTTTTAGGTATGGACCGGAAGCCGGTGTAAAAGTGATTGGTCAGCGGCCATACTGCTGAAAAAACTATTACGAACAGCACCGCTTTGACCCCTATCCCGAACCATAAAATGGCTACGGGAAGTATGGCTATTCCCGGCAGAGGGTGCATTATCGCCATAATATCGGTTATTACCCCAGGAAAAAGCCTCCCGTTCATGCACAGGAGTGTGAGCACCATGGCCAGAACAACCGCCGTGGAAAGGCCGGTGCCTATTATCCTGAGGGAAAAGAGGACGTTCTTGAGAAGTTCCGCCCTTTCCGCCCAGAAGGAAGAAATTACGCTTGAAAGGCTCGGCAGGAGAAGCTCGGAGTAACCGCCAGCGATTCTTACCGCTTCCCACAGGACCGCAAGAGACAAGAGAAAGGCGGCCTTTGACAGCAGTTTCTTCATAATCATCCTCCTACCTGGCAAGCTGCATTTTTTCAAGCTGGCACGGCTCCCCTTCTCTCTTGCCCACAACGGCCAGCACGTTTTCCCAGGCTATTTCCGAAAGGTCCTTGGGCACTTTCGAAATATAGCCGGCCTTTTTCATGAATTCGGCAAATCCCAAAAGGCCGTAGGGTGCCGTTGTGAAGTTGAGACCTTCACTGGTGAGGTATTGGTAAAGCTTTTCTTTTTCAATTTTAAATTCCGGAGCTAATAATTCGGCGGCTTCCATCTTGTTTTCATTGATCCAGTTCATGGCTTCGTTCAGGCCCATAATGAAGGCTGCATAACCGGCCGGATGCTTGTCGTGGTAGTCTTTCGTCACCAGCAGCACGTTGAAATTGAATTCTCCGCCGAAAGCTTCAAATCCGTCCAGCACCACGTGGTAGCCGGGTTGGGCCAGTTCTTCGAAAAGGTACGGCGGTGTCGTGAAGTGGGCCACCACATCCTTTTTGCTCAGCATGGCCTGGGTCCCGTCGGGGTGAGGCAGTGCCACCAGGTTATCGTCTAAGGCCTTTGGATCGCCCAGCTCCTTTTCCAGGGCCATGGCGAGCAATATGTGCTGAACGCTACCGGGCGAAGGTACTGCTATTTTGTGCTGTGGCTTGAAATCCTTTATGCTCTTGATGTTCGGATCGTAGGTTACGAGCTGTACCGGGCTCACCGTGTATCCCGCCGCTATTTTAGCGGGCATTCCCTTATCCCAGCCTATGAGAAAGGGCGGTATTCCCATGAACGCTGCGTCCAGCTCCCCCGAGGCCATGGCTTCCCTGACGGCACCTCCAGAACCTAAGGTAACCCACTCAACTTTCAGGCCGTATTTGGAGAAGAAATCCTTCTTTTCAGCCACCATAAGGGGCGCGTACACAAGGCCGAACTGCTTTGCCACCCGGATAACTTCCTCACCGGAGGAATCCTGAGTTCTCCCGGTGGAAGCATCCCCGGCCCCATCGCCGCAGCCGGATAGCATCAAACCTGCGGACGATAAAAGTAGCAGCGTAAGTAGCAGTGACAGGGCTCTTATAATTCCCTTCCGCCTCATCAGCCTATTCCCCCTCCAAAAAAATAATCTATATCCATAATATTTTTCAGGCACCCTTTTGGTGAATTATTTAACAACACTTCAAATATACTTTATTGGAGATCGTGTCGGGGAGGCTCTCGGTTTGAAACCATCATCGATAATTTTTTTAATCCTGGCGCTGGGGTACCTGGGTAAAAACCGGCTCATCCTGGTGTCATCAGGAGTGCTGCTTTTGTTTTCATACCTGGGCCTGCTTCCCAAATCCACCGAGGCCCAGAACATAATGCTCGACCTTGGAGTGATATTATTGGTCATGGGCATCCTCTTGCCCCTTTCCACCGGGGAGGTCTATGCGAAGGATGTATACAGGAGCATTTTTACCCTTGAAGGGCTGGTTATCTTCCTGGTGGGCATAGCATCGGCGGTGATGGCGCGGGACGGCGTCGACCTTTTAAAAGAAAACCCCGGCATAATGATATGCCTTCTCATGGGTTCTATCGTGGGCACCGCTTTTTTCAAAGGCCTACCCACCGGCCCCCTGGTGGCGGCGGGGCTTGCAGCGTTCATCATAAACCTGCTGAGGAGAATGTAACTGGGATCGCCCTTGCGCGGTGGTGGCACAAAAAATCGCTGAGGTGAAAGGCCTCAGCGGTTAAACAATAAAAGGGCTGCAATTATGCAGCCCTTCATGTCCTATTTTCCAAGATAAAGTAGCGGGTTTTTGGGTGTTCCGTTCACCCTCACTTCAAAGTGCAGGTGCGGCCCGGTGGTCCTCCCGGTGCTGCCGACGGTGCCCAGAACCTCACCTTTTTCAACCCTTTCCCCCACCGATACGGATATGGTGTTCAGATGGGCGTAATAGGTTTCAAAACCTCCGCCGTGGTTTACTATGACCAGCTTACCGTAGCCGCCGTTCCATCCGGCGAAGGTGACAGTTCCGACGTTGGCAGCTCTCACCGGCGTCCCCGTACCGTTGGCTATGTCAAGGCCGGTATGGTACTCGCCCCCTCTTTTACCAAATCGCGAGGAGATACTCCCGGTTACGGGCCAGATAAATCTTCCGCTGCCGCGGTAAGCCACTTCGGACTTGGTACCTCGAGCCAATATCCTGGCTGCCGGCTCCTTTATTACCTTTACTTCGAGAGGCTTCTCGCTCACCCGGACCCCGTTTTTATAGACAAGTTCGGCCGAAACCTGCTTTACGCCGTTTTTGCCGGGTTGCTTTACAACCTGCTTCCCTTCCCAGAGCGAGCTATCTTTCACTATCCGGGTCTCATAGGGTATCGGTTTTTCGAATGTAACCCTTTTTACAACGGTGACGTTCAATAAGGGTTTTGCTTCCTTCAGATAGATCACGTCACCCGGTGAAATGCTATCGGCGGATTTCAGTTGGGGATTAGCCTCAATCAGTTCGTTGAAGGAAATGCCTTTCTTTTGGGCTATGCTCCAGAGGTTCTCCCCCTGCCCGACGGTATGGGTCCTGGTCTCAGTAGTCCCGTTTAAAATCAGGTTTTTGGCTTCTTCCAAAGTCATAACCTGCTTTATCTCCAGGTACTTCTCGGCCAATTTAACCCGGTCGGGCACCTCTACGCGGACCAGTTCTCCCGGAACTTGGCTGATGTAGTGGTCCTTTACGGCCTGCAGGACCGCTTCAGCGGTTTGCTTGTCTTTAACAGCGGCCACTGCTTTATCGTTGATTATTATAACAACGGCTTTTACCCTTACCGAAATTAACTCTTGCAGTTTATTTAAAAGCTCCTCTTCGCCGAGCAAATCACCGTTTTCCGATTTTCCCGGCGCTACTTCTATGTTTTGGACCAGCTGGATTTCGCTACCAAGTTTTTCCCGATAGCTTTCTATAAGCTTTTGCTTTACATTTTCAACTACCTTTTTATTCTTTACGTTGCCCAGAAATTTGCCATCGATGGTTACCGCATAAACCCTGCCGTTTAATGAGGTGATCAGGATGATTAAGGCCACCGCAGCAAGGACGCAGGCAACGGCCAGCGGTTTCTTGCCCTTTAACCCTTTCAGGTCCGGTAATTTCATCCTCCTACTCCTTTCACTGTTTTGTTCCATGGTCAGCGGAATTTGCTAAAATTTTGTAATAAAGTTGTAACAGAAATGTAATATATTCTATTCTATAAATAATTATTTTTTCCTTCTCCCGCTCTCATTTTTTTATACAGTATTTTTTACCATAGATAAAAACTAATTCCGTTTAAGATAATAATTCCCAAATTTGCTATAATTATGCTTAATTCTATATTTGAGTTTTTTTCTTGAAGCAAAACTGCCATCGTTATAATTTATTATTGGGAGCTATATACCAAACTCATGGAATTAGCGAGGTGGTAATAAGCACTTTCGGCGATTAAGATAAAAAAGCTGCCGAACACTGAAAAAGGTCATCTCACCCACAACAGTCCGGCAGCGAACCTTGTCAGTATAGAACTTGTCTGAAAAAACAACAATATGCTCCGCCGCTCGCCTTTTAAGGCGCCATCTCCCCTCCGATTAAGCTCAGGCAGCGTCACGCTCCTGCAGGCGCCCCGATTTTTTCAGCATATCGTAAATTATATTGCTGAAATCGGTGCCCATTACGCGGTTCACGGCTTTCACGAAATCCTCGGTGGTTGCGTTGCCGTAAGCATTCTCCCGCAAATAAAGGCGAAGCACTTGCCGCAACTTGGTCTTACCCAGGCGGCTCTCCAGCTCTTTTAACATTATTGCCCCCTTCTTATAGACGGTGGCATCGTACTCGCCCCAACCGGCGAACTGGGGCAGGGACCTGAGTATGGGGCCCGAGTTGTTCCCGAGCTCGAAGAACCGGTAAGGGTATACGATGAAGTCCTGATATACTTCGCCACCCCTTCTCCTTCCATACACCCCCTCGTAATAAAGCACCGTGGAGTATTCAGTCAAGGCCTCGTCCAGCCAAGGCTCCTTTACCTGATTGTTGCCTACCAGGCCGTACCACCACTGATGGGCGGTCTCGTGGGCGACCACGTATTCCAGGAGGGTTTCGTCGTCGAAGAGGTGCCAGTCGATCAGGACCAGATTGGGGTATTCCATACCTCCGATGTAAAAGTCCGCCGCTACGATGGAGTATTCCTCGTAGGGGTAAGGACCGAAATAATCGTTAAAAAACCGGATGGCCTGCTTGCCGAATTCCAAGGCCTTTTTCGCCGCTGCTTCATTACTTCCGAAATAGTACGTGGATACCTTTACGCCGTCAACCTTACCGGACAGCACCTTAAATTCGGAACCTGCCATCCAGGCGAAATCCCTCACCAGATCGGCCCTGAAGGTCCATTTCGTCCGGTCGCCTTCCCGGATTTTTTCTACAAGCCTGCCGCTGGCAGCGATCGTATAGCTGGATGGGGCAGTTATGCTTACGGTGTAGACGGCGGTTTCGCTGTAAAAAGGATCCCCGATGGAGTAATAGGGGTCCTTGTTCCAACCGTTTTCATCGTAGACGCACAGGATGGGGTACCAGTTGCCGAAATTGTAGGTGTTCTTTCCGTGGCCGAAGCGCCCCAGGGAAAAAGGGATCTTTTCTTCAAAATCCATTTCTATTTTGATTTTCTCCCCGGATTTTAAAGGTTCCGGCAACGTCACCTTTAAAACGGTGCCTTCGGCGCGGTACTCCAATTTCTTACCGCCCGCCCTCACGCCAGTCACGTTTAAGTACCCTTGCGAAAAACCTTCCGGGTAGGCGTATTTCAATTCTTCCGCCGGGAAGGGCGCGCTTTCGATTGACCTGAAGGCGTTGGGGTAAAGGTGAAAGTATACTTCGCGAAGCTCGCCGGCGGTGTTATTGTGAAAAACTACAGTTTGCTTGGCCGTGATCATTTCTAGAGCTGGATCGAAAACCACCCGGATATCGTATTCCGGGCAGGTTTCCCTGACCTCCCGGGCCCGGGCTTCGTAATAGCCTTCGAAGCTTGAGCTCTTTTGGTAGATAATATAAAAGGCGAAAGCTGCAGCGGCCAAAAGCAGCGCTGCAGTAATCAGCTGTTTCTTTCTGTTCACACCCATCTACCCCGGTCTCATCATGTTTGATACTATAAATTATATTTGAGACACCAAAGTAATATTCTCCTTCATTTTACCAAAATATTTATTACACTGTAAAATTCTATGTTGTTAACCACGCAAAACCTTTTCTTTAAAGTACGCTTCTGCGGCCTGATCCCGGGATGAGCAGCATAAACTTTTCTCTGTAAAAAAGCTATTTCGGGGAGCCTTCATCGCTTTCTTCTTGCTGCTTAAGATGTACACATATTCACAGGTTTATCCACAGCTGTGTACAAAAAAAACTCTGAAAAAGGGGTATTACTGAACACGATATCTTTAAAAATCATTTCATTCTACTCCATAATTTAATTCTTTTAAAACATTCTTCTTTGGGAAGAAACCGTTTCTGTTCCAGCATCAAATTCAGTGATTTTATTTTGTTTTTCACCATTTCATCCATAATCCATGGAGTTCCGTGTACACTTATACCTTCTTTTCTGGCTAAAAAACGCAAATTTTTATCTCCTGTAAGTAATGCCACATGTTTATATTTTGCTAAAACAAAAACAGATAAATCAGGAACTGATAGTTTATTATTTTGCTGTCTTAACTCATATATCTGTCTAATTTGAAAGCTTGACAGTCCTTCTACATTTAGACCGTACTTTACTAGATCCATATTATTACGTCTTTTAAATTCATTATAAACTAGTTCGGTCGTTATAAAGGTATATGGACAATTGCGTTTTTTCTGGTGGATATGGGTCTCCGGGCTCTTATTTAAAAAGTTCTGCTGCTAATTTATCTGATATTATGTTTAAGTCTTTAGCTCTATAGATCCAACCTTGCATGCTTAATTCGTATTTGTGTTTCAATAGATGCAGTTCATAAAGGTTAATTGAATGACGCTTTTTCCCCAACTCTTGAATAACCATCTTTTTCGGAACTAAAAAAGCACCCGCGAAACGATGGGCAGCTTTTTCTAAATCTATTCTTTCATCTGCACTTTCATCAGCCTCTATTATTAAGTGTCCGTTCGTGGGCTAAATTAAAACGTTGTCTATCCCCGGGTAAGTCTTTTCTGGTCACCATAATAGGCCACGTTTCTTTTTGTAAAATTATACAACTGTCAAAATCGTCTAATCCTTCAATTAACCCAACCTTTATTCCTTTTCCCTCAAGTAACTCAGTTAAATTATTGATAGGACCTGTACCCAGTTCCCACTCATCCCTCAGAGTTTCAGCCAATTTTTCTATGTCGTCGAGTTTTTTAATTCGCTTAGGTAAGGTTGGTGGAATCCGG
The DNA window shown above is from Thermosediminibacter oceani DSM 16646 and carries:
- the pnpS gene encoding two-component system histidine kinase PnpS, encoding MFKSIQGKLVTIYILLILLAMEVVGFYLMQSLEKYHDRKLTESLTINAQLISDFLLVRHLVSGEKLSDNDSTIEEYIKQVAPTIKYIVVLDDKASVIASTDKQKFREGSRILAPEIIRATFGEQAEDIRQDPDTKKSYKYLAYPIKNNSTVVGILYLITSMEDIYETLNNIKAILFIATAIALTITGFLGYALSRTITGPIQEVTKRAALLAEGNFDQKIEVKSDDEIGKLTEMFNFLTSRLKATLEVISEEKEKMEAILTNMADGVIALNGRGEVIHINPAARRMLQLEEDQLGQDFAEKLREIFKINPEDFQKTEQTQLEVLVKVRDGTLKAIFAPLVGDGRVTGYILLLQDITKQQRLEEMRKEFVANVSHELRTPLTTIKSYAETLLDGALDDSSVARQFLSVINDEADRMTRLVNDLLELSRLDNRETNWDKKPIRIDGVLTAVISKMMVSVRKKGLELECDLPEDLPKVFADSDKMEQVFQNILSNAIKYTPEGGRIFVKAENLGSQVQVSIRDTGIGIPKEDLPRIFERFYRVDKTRSRQLGGTGLGLSIAREIVLAHEGEIKVESELGQGTEVIIKLPAIVV
- the yycF gene encoding response regulator YycF; this encodes MGQKILVVDDEKPIVDILKYNLAKEGYEVIAAYDGEEAIEVAFSQNPNLILLDVMLPKQDGFQVCKKLREKLACPIIMLTAKGEEVDKVLGLELGADDYVTKPFGMRELMARIKANLRRLTLSNPVEEQKLLKVKDLEIDLASFQVRKKGNTLELTFREFELLKFLAAQPGQVFSREKLLEEVWGYEYYGDIRTVDVTIRRLREKIEDDPSNPSYIKTKRGVGYYFNRN
- a CDS encoding YqhV family protein; its protein translation is MEKLLFAMAVMRFISATIEFTAAMIFLRLKSVEAALRINALLGLVGPLIFTAVSLIGIFGMAGKVSTTKLLIIFTGVLLVLIGTRAG
- a CDS encoding ABC transporter ATP-binding protein gives rise to the protein MKPLIRVTGLTKIYGTSGQAFAGIKDVSFSVKEGELVSVIGRSGCGKTTLLRCIAGFEKYDCGKICLDGKRVCGPGPDRFMVFQGLDQLFPWLTLRGNIIFAMKSVHKGMAAKELRDRAGYYLELVGLSHWADCYPYQLSGGMKQRAFLARALSVNPRVLLMDEPFGSLDAFGRRAMQDLLLKLWEKTGVTIVFVTHDIDECIKLSDRILVMASGGLKATITNPLPRPRQCEDADYRNFFTEVSRVIGEEADTGKEPVREPAIRLKWADATLR
- a CDS encoding ABC transporter permease, producing the protein MKKLLSKAAFLLSLAVLWEAVRIAGGYSELLLPSLSSVISSFWAERAELLKNVLFSLRIIGTGLSTAVVLAMVLTLLCMNGRLFPGVITDIMAIMHPLPGIAILPVAILWFGIGVKAVLFVIVFSAVWPLTNHFYTGFRSIPKNQLEIGRNLGLSGIKLVLSVMLPASFPHILGGLRSGWARAWQASVAAELVFGAAGGHGGLGWYLYKKRFMMETPGVFAGMLVIIVIGLIVEYLIFTTVENRTVRKWKIVAD
- a CDS encoding ABC transporter substrate-binding protein, which translates into the protein MRRKGIIRALSLLLTLLLLSSAGLMLSGCGDGAGDASTGRTQDSSGEEVIRVAKQFGLVYAPLMVAEKKDFFSKYGLKVEWVTLGSGGAVREAMASGELDAAFMGIPPFLIGWDKGMPAKIAAGYTVSPVQLVTYDPNIKSIKDFKPQHKIAVPSPGSVQHILLAMALEKELGDPKALDDNLVALPHPDGTQAMLSKKDVVAHFTTPPYLFEELAQPGYHVVLDGFEAFGGEFNFNVLLVTKDYHDKHPAGYAAFIMGLNEAMNWINENKMEAAELLAPEFKIEKEKLYQYLTSEGLNFTTAPYGLLGFAEFMKKAGYISKVPKDLSEIAWENVLAVVGKREGEPCQLEKMQLAR
- a CDS encoding DUF441 domain-containing protein, translated to MKPSSIIFLILALGYLGKNRLILVSSGVLLLFSYLGLLPKSTEAQNIMLDLGVILLVMGILLPLSTGEVYAKDVYRSIFTLEGLVIFLVGIASAVMARDGVDLLKENPGIMICLLMGSIVGTAFFKGLPTGPLVAAGLAAFIINLLRRM
- a CDS encoding M23 family metallopeptidase, whose product is MKLPDLKGLKGKKPLAVACVLAAVALIILITSLNGRVYAVTIDGKFLGNVKNKKVVENVKQKLIESYREKLGSEIQLVQNIEVAPGKSENGDLLGEEELLNKLQELISVRVKAVVIIINDKAVAAVKDKQTAEAVLQAVKDHYISQVPGELVRVEVPDRVKLAEKYLEIKQVMTLEEAKNLILNGTTETRTHTVGQGENLWSIAQKKGISFNELIEANPQLKSADSISPGDVIYLKEAKPLLNVTVVKRVTFEKPIPYETRIVKDSSLWEGKQVVKQPGKNGVKQVSAELVYKNGVRVSEKPLEVKVIKEPAARILARGTKSEVAYRGSGRFIWPVTGSISSRFGKRGGEYHTGLDIANGTGTPVRAANVGTVTFAGWNGGYGKLVIVNHGGGFETYYAHLNTISVSVGERVEKGEVLGTVGSTGRTTGPHLHFEVRVNGTPKNPLLYLGK
- a CDS encoding M1 family metallopeptidase, which codes for MGVNRKKQLITAALLLAAAAFAFYIIYQKSSSFEGYYEARAREVRETCPEYDIRVVFDPALEMITAKQTVVFHNNTAGELREVYFHLYPNAFRSIESAPFPAEELKYAYPEGFSQGYLNVTGVRAGGKKLEYRAEGTVLKVTLPEPLKSGEKIKIEMDFEEKIPFSLGRFGHGKNTYNFGNWYPILCVYDENGWNKDPYYSIGDPFYSETAVYTVSITAPSSYTIAASGRLVEKIREGDRTKWTFRADLVRDFAWMAGSEFKVLSGKVDGVKVSTYYFGSNEAAAKKALEFGKQAIRFFNDYFGPYPYEEYSIVAADFYIGGMEYPNLVLIDWHLFDDETLLEYVVAHETAHQWWYGLVGNNQVKEPWLDEALTEYSTVLYYEGVYGRRRGGEVYQDFIVYPYRFFELGNNSGPILRSLPQFAGWGEYDATVYKKGAIMLKELESRLGKTKLRQVLRLYLRENAYGNATTEDFVKAVNRVMGTDFSNIIYDMLKKSGRLQERDAA
- a CDS encoding ImmA/IrrE family metallo-endopeptidase, whose amino-acid sequence is MIEADESADERIDLEKAAHRFAGAFLVPKKMVIQELGKKRHSINLYELHLLKHKYELSMQGWIYRAKDLNIISDKLAAELFK